GGCGTGGACATCGAGGCCCAGTCAGCTTAATGGCAAAGAAAGTTCGGGCCGACCTCCTCCTCGTCTCACGCGGATTGGTGGAAACGCGTGCCCGCGCCCAGGCCTTGATTATGGCCGGACTGGTTTTTACAGGCGAGAAGCGTGTCTCCAAACCGGGGGACAATCTTGACGAAGATGCGGCGCTTTCCGTGCGTGGGCAGGATCATCCCTGGGTGTCACGCGGCGGGCTGAAGCTCGACCATGCCATCCAGCATTTCAAACTGGATGTCACGGATTGCGTCGCGCTGGATATCGGGGCGTCAACAGGCGGCTTCACCGATGTGCTTCTCACCCATGGCGCGCGCAAGGTTTACGCGGTCGATGTGGGGCATGGGCAGCTTGCCTGGCGCCTGCGCTCTGACCCACGCGTTGACGTGCGGGAAAAATGCAACGCACGCAACCTGTCGGAACAGGACGTGCCCGAGCCTGTCAATATCCTCGTCTGTGATGCGAGCTTCATCGGGTTAAGGATGGTCCTTCCCGCGCCGCTCGCCCTATGCGCACCCGGGAGCTGGGCGGTCGCGCTGATCAAACCTCAGTTTGAGGCGGGACGCACGGAGATCGGCGCCAAAGGGGTGGTGCGAGACCCGCAGATTCATCAACGCGTCTGCGATGAAATTGCCGATTGGTGGCGAAATCTGCCCGGTTGGAAGGTGCTTGGCGTGGAGCCCAGCCCGATCACCGGCCCGGAAGGCAATCGAGAATTCCTTATCGCGGCACGACGTCTGGACTAAAATTTCGGGCTTCATGACGTTTTGGTTTAAAAAATAGCCCGACTTTATGATAAGCCATCCCCCATTATGACAGACAGCGTCTCGCTACCCGACCTCACTGCTGATGAACAGGCGCGCATTCAGGCCAAAGCCGCGCTTTTTCCGCCACCTTCGCCCGTTCTCGCAGATGGGCGGAAAGATCTGGTTGGGTTGTCACGAGAGGAGCTGATCGCCAAACTTGCTCTGCTGGGTGAAAAACCTTTCCACGCCAAGCAGCTCTGGCACTGGATCTATCATCAGGGCGTCACGCAATTTGATGAAATGAGTTCCATTTCCCGCCCATTGCGGGAGAAGCTTGCCAGCTTGTATGTTATCGGGCGGCCGGATATCACAACCCAGCAGACGGCCCGCGACGACACGCGCAAATTTCTGTTCCGTTTCCGTGATGGGCAGGAGGCCGAGACGGTCTATATACCTGATCGGCGGAAGGACCGTGGCGCGGTCTGCATTTCCTCCCAGGTGGGCTGCACCCTATCATACAGTTTCTGCCATACGGGCACACAGAAACTTGTGCGTAATCTCGGGGCGGCGGAAATCATCAGCCAGTTCATGGCGGCGCGTGACAGTTACGGGGAGTGGCCCAGCCCGACGGGGGACACGCCACGTCTGCTCTCAACCATCGTCATGATGGGAATGGGTGGACCCCTTTATAATTATGACGAAGTCGCAAAAGCGATCACGATCATCATGGATGGTGAAGACATTGCACTATCCCGCCACCGCATCACCCTCTCAACCTCCGGCGTCGTGCCGATGATGGATCGTTGTGGCAGCGAGCTTGGTCTCAATCTGGCCATTTCCCTCCATGCGGTGCGGGATGATCTGCGCGATGTTCTGGTCCCGCTCAATCGCAAATACCCGATTGCAGAGCTGATGGCCGCATGTCGCCGCTACCCCTCTGCTTCCAATTTCCGGCGCATTACGTTTGAATATGTCATGTTGCGCGACGTTAATGACAGTGTCGCCGACGCGCGGGCGCTTGTTCGGCTGATCCGCGACATGCCTGCGAAAGTTAATCTCATCCCTTTCAACCCGTGGCCCGGATCCGACTATCAGACCTCCACGCGGGAAGCGGTGGACAAATTCGCCGCCATTATCATGGATGCCGGTTTCGCCTCACCCATCCGGATGCCGCGCGGGCGCGAGATCCTGTGGCAGCCTGCGGACAATTAAAGACGGAAAGCCAGCGTGTTCGACGCGCATCCGCTGACCGCGTCGGCGATAACGGCCCGCAGGACGCATTTTGACGCGTTGACGTCCGGTAACAAACTGTTAGATTTTTCGACAAGATGCACTTTAGAGAAAGAACGCCCCGATGACCGCTCCCCATGTTAAGAAAGTCGTACTCGCTTACTCAGGTGGGTTGGATACATCGGTCATTCTTCGCTGGCTGCAAAAAGCTTATCATTGTGAAGTTGTCACCTTCACGGCAGATCTCGGCCAGGGTGAGGAGCTGGAGCCCGCCCGGAGAAAAGCCGAGATATTCGGCGTTAAGGAGATCTTCATGGAAGACCTCCGCGAAACTTTCGTCAAAGACTTTGCCTTCCCGATGTTTCGCGCCAACACGCTTTATGAGGGCCAGTATCTTCTTGGGACATCCATCGCCCGCCCGCTGATCGCGCAGCGTCAGATTGAAATCGCCCAGCAGGTCGGCGCTGATGCGGTCGCGCATGGTGCGACCGGTAAAGGCAATGATCAGGTCCGGTTTGAGCTCGCTTATTATGCGCTGAAGCTCGATATTAAAGTTATAGCCCCTTGGCGGGAGTGGGATCTGACCTCCCGCACGAAGCTTCTGGCTTTCGCGGAGGAAAATCAGATCCCCGTCACGAAAGACAAGCGCGGTGAGGCGCCTTTCTCGGTCGATGCCAATTTGCTGCATTCATCGTCAGAGGGGAAAGTTCTGGAAGATCCCGCCTTGGCGCCGGATGAAATCGTCTTCCAGCGCACAGTGTCACCGGAAAACGCGCCCGACCGCCCGACTGAAATCACAATCGATTTTAAAAATGGGGACCCGGTCGCGCTGAATGGTGAAGTGCTTTCACCCGCGACGCTGCTGACGCGGTTAAATGCGCTCGGGCGAGATAATGGCATCGGGCGGCTTGACCTGGTCGAGAACCGCTTTGTTGGCATGAAGTCCCGCGGCATTTACGAAACACCAGGCGGGACCATCCTGCTGGCCGCGCATCGCAGTATTGAGTCCATCACGCTCGATCGTGAGGCGATGCACCTTAAAGACAGTTTAATGCCGCGTTACGCGGAGATTATTTATAACGGTTTCTGGTTCTCGCCGGAGCGACGGATGCTCCAGGCACTGATTGATGCAAGCCAGCAATCTGTTGAGGGGCGCGTGCGTTTGAAGCTCTATAAAGGTAACGTCATCTGCGTTGGACGTGAAAGCCCGACAAGCCTGTATGACACGCGCGTAGTCACTTTTGAGGATGATGCGGGTGCTTATAACCAGGTTGACGCGCAAGGCTTCATCCGTTTGAACGCTTTGCGCCTGCGCCTGGGGGGCCAAGTCGGTCGTAAAGGCGGGCGCTTGTAATTATAAATAAGCGGAGCGAGACATGACCCGGCTTTACCCTGCCCTTAAAACATCTCTTGCCATGGCTTTCTGCCTTACCCTGCTCTCCTGCGGGTCTGGCCCGAAGGATGAGCCGGAACTGACCCCCGAGCAGTTCATGGCGAAAATGCGTGCGCAACCCGGCGTTAAGACGCTGCCGGATGGGCTTGCCTATAAAATCCTCAAATCAGGCCCGAAGGACGGTCTTTCCCCCGTGAAAGGCCAGACCATGATGGTGATTTATGAAGGGCGCCTGCCGGACGGGGCCATTTTTGACAGCTCCGACCAGCATGGTACAGGGGCCTATATGCAGATGGGGCTCGACGGGCTTGTGCCTGGCTGGATGGAAGCCCTGCCCATGATGCATGTGGGGGATGAATGGATGCTCTATCTGCCGCCGAAACTCGCTTACGGCAAGCGTTCCATGGGCATCATCCCGCCGAACAGTCCGCTCGTTTTCAAAATCCGCCTGCTCGGGGTAGGTCAACGGGAATAAAATATGCGCGTCCCTCTCGCGTTCGCGCCGCTCCTGGGTTTGGCCCTCATTCTGACCGGGTGCAAGGAGAAACCGCCCGGCCAGAAGCGATATGGCCCGAATTGCGGGATTTGCCATCATAATGGCACCGGCCAGACGGGAGAGTTTCCCCCACTGGTCGGCCGTCTGGATGTCATTGCGCGCACGCCGGAAGGGCAGAAATTTCTGGCATCCGTCATGATTAATGGGCTCAACGGCCCGATTATGGCCAACGGCGCGCGATATAACTTCGCCATGCCGCCTTTTGCCCAGATGAGTGATGATGACCTCGCCCTTATCCTCAACTGGCTGATTGCCCGCGGAGAGACAACGCCCCCTCCCGTCATCACACCGAAAATTTTCACTGAAGCGCGTCAGGCAGAAATCGGTCCAGGGAAGACACGTAAGCTGCGCCTTGATCTTCAGAAAAAGGGCCTCATCCCGTAACAAAACCAAGCGCACGACCCACGCATCGCCATCCGGCAAAAATTGAAGAGAAGATTGACGGACAAGCACAAAAACCGGAAAATACATCATGCAGCGCGTTTTTTCAGGCATTCAGCCGACAGGCACCCCCCAACTCGGCAATTATCTCGGTGCGATCCGTAATTGGGTTGCATTGCAGCAGCGTTATGACTGCGTTTTCTGCTTGGTGGATCTCCATGCCATTACCGTTTCCCGGACACCGGCGCAATTGCGCGGAGACACACTGATCCAGGCCGCCTGTCTGGTCGTGTCCGGCATCGATCCTGAGAAACATATCCTTTATAATCAGTCCGCCGTCTCAGCCCATACGCGCCTCGCCTGGATTTTCAATTGCGTCACCCGCCTTGGCTGGCTCAACCGGATGACGCAGTTTAAGGAGAAAGCGGGTAAGGACCGTGAAAATCACTCAGCGGGGCTGTATATTTATCCGAGCCTGATGGCGGCAGATATTCACGCCTTCAAAGCCACGCTCGTCCCTGTCGGCGATGATCAACGCCAGCATCTTGAACTCGCCAATGACATTGGTGAAAAATTCAATCATGATTATGGCGTCACCTTTTTCCCGCATATTGAGGGACTGATCCCCGTTGAGACTGCACGCGTCATGAGCCTGCGGGACGGCACAAAGAAAATGTCCAAATCCGACATTTCTGCCCAGTCACGCATTGAACTCACCGATTCCGCCGATGAAATCCGGCTGAAAATCCGGCGCGCCAAAACGGATTCGGACCCGATACCGGCCACGATCGCTGAATTGGCGGAACGCCCTGAAGCGCTCAATCTCCTCTCCATCCACGCCGCCATCGTGGGGGAAAAGCTTGAGAACGTCGTCGCGCACTTTTGTGGTCGGGGTTTCGGGCACGTCAAATCGGCTTTGTCGGACGCGCTGATTGAAAAAATCGTCCCGATCGGGGACGAAGCACGACGCCTCATGAATGATGAAGCCTATCTCGTCACTATCCTGCGTGAAGGCGCTGAGAAGGCACGGGCGATTGCCGAACCGATTGTTGATAAGGCGGAAAAAATCGTTGGCTTTATCCGTTAAGCCCATCAGGTTTGAGGAAGGGCGTTACGGGTATCATGCGACAGGCATTCCACACACTTGACATCACCACCCACCGCAAGGGCCTGATCAATATCACGGCCTCTGTGGAAGATTGGGTTGCCGAAACCGGCATTGAGGCGGGGCTGCTGACATTATGGTGCGGTCATACCTCCGCCTCCCTCACCGTGCAGGAAAATGCCGACCCAACCGTTCTGCGTGATATTGAGGCCTATTTTGATGACCTTGTCCCGGAAACACGGCATTACCAGCATGATTATGAGGGGGCCGATGATATGCCGGCCCATCTACGCAGCTTACTGACAAACACGCAGCTCAGCCTCCCTGTCAGGGATGGGCGCACTGTCCTCGGCACCTGGCAGGGACTTTATCTGTTTGAACACCGACGCCGCCCCCATCAGCGGCAGATCGTGCTCCATCTGATAGGTAACTAAGCGCCCCCTCACGCATTTTTCAGGGCGCGTCCGACCAATCTGGCAGAAAGAACTTTGCCGGGCAGCTACTGCGCCTTCCAGACACGGAGGCGAATGCACCCATGTGGGGGAAGCCCTCCATCGTCGCGGGGTTGAGAGCGAGCTGAACCTCAACGAGGATGGCGCGCTTCATCGTGTCGCGTCGACAGCGCAGCACGATCCCGCCATTCGGAAAACGCGGCCAGTCCCGTCGAACTGATGCGAAAAACGCCGCACGCGACATTTTTTTACCGACCCCGGCACGCAGAAAGGCTGCCGTCTCCGTATGCAGAAAATCATCGCGCACCTTCAGCGCCGATCTGATCGTTTTATCCGGGTCAAGATCGAGACAGGCAAGGTGCTTTTCGGCCTCATGCGCTACGAGATCCCTGCCCGTATCGGCCGTGACGCGCCGGAAAGCCGCCTGCGTCTCCTCACTTATCGAGGTTGCCCGGCTGTGCGCCCCGATCGGGACGGCCTGACATCCTCTCTGCTCCCAGATTTTTTCCGGCAAACCGGCATTCTCTAGCGATTTGGGCTCAGACGGCCAGGCACCATGTAACCCGATGAGATTTTCATGAGTCATCATTGCCGTGCATTGATGAGAGACCAGGCAGAAACCGGGCAACCAACTGAGGGCAATCGTGTAGTGATCAAACTTCGTGTTCGGTAACGCCGCATGAGCCAAAGAGGCACATGTGCTCCAGAGCAGCGCCAGGACGCAGATGAATCGACATGGCGAATGTGGAAAATGGGGATTTTCATTCCATGCCTCTCACAAATAAATTCTCTCATGAAATTTCCGACCTTATCCCGCGTCTGCCGGACAGGGTTAAGACTCTTTTAACGTTGGCGAGCTTAGGGCGATCAAAAGCTTTATGTAAATTCCAAATCAGGTGCGCGGTGACCTTCTCGTACGCGCTGACGGTGCCAAGTCTCCTTGAACCACGTTAGAGAGATATGAATTTTCGTAAAGCGTTGTTAAAAGGGTTTGTCGCACGTCATGCCATTTCAGACAAAGGGTGCAGGACATGATTGTCAATAGAGGTCGAGGCTTATGGATTATCGTGCGAGAGACCTCGACGCCGCTAATCATCTTTGCGACCTGGGACTTTATCGTCGTCATCCTCTACCAGATTTACCATCAGGAATGGATGGAGCAACCCGCCCTTCCGGTTTCCCTGATGGGTTCCGCCTTGGCCCTGTTTCTCGGAATGCGGAACAACGCAGCTTATGCGAGATGGTGGGAGGGGCGCAGCCTTTGGGGCTCCGTGACAAATAATTGCCGCTCCTTCGCCCGTCAGGCCGCCTCCCTCCTTGAAGGTCGGCCGGACCTGTCGCGGGCGATGGCGGCTTATCCTTATCTGCTGCGGAGCGCCCTTTCAGGTTTGAATGAAGGCCCGGACCCCCAACGCTTCCTGACGCCGCAAATGTTCGAGCGCATCATGGTCCGCCGTAACAAGCCGAACGCGCTTCTTTATGAAATCGGGCTTGAGGTCGCGCGGGAGGTTGCTGAAAAGAAAATCGATGGCGCGGTGCATGGCGCGGTTGACCGCATCTTGAGTGATCTGGCCAATTCCCAGGGCGGGTTGGAGCGGATCAAAAACACCCCGCTTCCCATTCAATATTCAACGATCCCGCTTTTTGTCACCCATGTTTTCTGCATTGTGTTGCCGCTTTCAGCCGTACAGACCTTAGGTTGGATCACCCCCCTCGGCTCCAGTCTTGTCGGGTTCCTGTTTCAGGCGCTGGATAAAAGCGGGCGTGACCTGCAGGAGCCCTTCCGCCCCAGCGTGCACGCCCTGCCAATGCTGACCATGTCGCGCACGATTGAAATCGACCTTTTACAAGCAATCGGGGAGAAAGTCGGGCTGCCCATTGAGCTTGTCAATGACGTGCAGCCCTGAGCCGCGTCTCTTTTGCAAAGGATTGCAGACAAATCCCATTATCTATGTTATACGCTTCAGATGAGCAAATCCAGAACCACTCTGAGCGAAGCGATTGAAGACGCGATGCCCTGTAGCGCCGCAACATCATCTCCCCATCCGACTGAGCCCGCAACCATGAAGGAGGCGCCGTTCCAGGAGGGCGATTCGATTGTTTATGCCACGCATGGCGTGGGCCGCGTTGATCGCATCGGTGTTGACGAAATTGCCGGGACGAAGCTGGAATTCATCCAGATTTCCTTCCCCGGCAACCAGATGACGTTGCGCATCCCGCTTGCCAAAGCTCAGAAATCCGGCCTTCGTAAAATTGTCACGCAGGACATCGTTGATAAAGCGATGTCGGTCATTAAAGGCAAACCCCATGTCAGCCGCGGCATGTGGGCCCGTCGCGCCGTCGCCTATCAGGAAAAGATCAATTCCGGGGATCTTGTTCAGATCGCCGAGGTGCTGCGCGATTTACGCCGGAATGTCGATAGTCTTGATGGCAGCTTCAGTGAGCGCAAGCTTTTTGAAGCCGCGCAGGAGCGTTTTGTCAGTGAAGTCGCGGTTCTCGAAAATCGCGATTCCGCGGTAGTCCTGCAGGAACTGACGGAAAAAATGAAGGCGCTTTCCTGAGATTCTGCTTTAGGGACGTCAACCCACCCGCTGTTATCTCACTTGTCCTTTTGGCAGCGGCTTTATGTGTTCGCTTCTGACATGCCAGGGGAGAGGCCGTGATGACACAGAAAACGCAGCCGCCTTTTAAGGGTAAAACTGTTCTCGTCACAGGTGCGTTGAAAGGTATTGGTCACCAGATCGTGCTCGACTTTGCGGCGCAGGGCGCACAACTTGCCATCACCGCCCGCCATGATGACGAGCTTGACCACGTGCTGCGCGACATGAAAAACGCCGCACCCGGCAGGCACATCAAGCTGGAAGCTGACCTTGCGAATGAAAAGAGCGTTCGCAAAATCTTTGAGGACACGGTCTCTCATTTTGGTGGTCTGGACATTCTGATCTGTAATGCAGGGATGCAGATCGCCGCACCATCCGAAGAAATGAAACTTGATGATTTCAAGGCGGTGCTGAGGCTTAATCTCACAGCCGTCATCATTAATGCCCAGCAGGCCATCCGTTATTGGCGGGACCAAAAGAAGACGGGCACGATCGTCGTCACAAGCTCGGTCCATCAGAAAATTCCTAAGCCCGGTTATCTCGGCTACTCCGCCAGTAAGGGAGCCCTCGGAAATGTCGTGCGCACCCCGGCGTTGGAATTTACGCAGCATGGTATCCGCGTCAATGGGATCGAACCGGGCGCGATCATCACGCCGATGAATGAGGATTGGGTCAAAGACCCCCCAGAAGCGCAAAGCCGTTTCCAAACACATCCCGATGCGTCGACCGGGCGAGGCGTCAGAGATTTCAGCCGGCGTGCTGTTCCTTGCTTCAGACGCGGCGAGTTACATTACCGGCCAGACCCTTTATGTCGATGGCGGTTTGACGCTCTACCGTGATTTTGAAGATAATTGGTCATCCTGACACCCACATAATCGGAGCTAGTTGTTCCGCAACACGACAAAATCCTGATTATTGAAGATGATTTCCTCATTGGCGCCTGCCTTGGGGAATTTCTGATTTCGAGCGGCTATGAGGCGCTTATCGCCACAAGCTGTGAGGAGGCGCAGACCATTTTCAGGCAGGAGGGCGATATTGCGGCGGCAATTATCGACCTCACTCTGCCCGATGGAGATGGTTTCGCGTTGGGGCGCGTTTTATCGCAGGAAAAACCGGGCCTCGCCATCATTTATACGACCGGGAATATGATGAATGCCAGCACCCTCTCCCCACGTGAGAAATTTGCGGCCAAGCCTTATATTTATGAGGATCTTGTCGCGCAACTTGAGAGCCTGCTCAAATAACATCGCTGAGCGCGCGGCGGAATGTTTGCCTCTCACCTGAATGAGTCGTCAAACGGCCCCCTTGTCCAGATGCGCCAAGCGGTGTTACGTCCTCGACATGGTTCAGCTTCCCGACGCCATTTTATCCCGTATCAAGTCCCTCATGGCGTCGCAAAAGCGCGTCCTCCTCGGCATTGCCGGGCCACCCGGTTGCGGTAAATCGTCCCTTTCAGCGCGGATCAAAGACTATTTCTGGCCGGAAGCCGCGATCCTGCCGATAGATGGTTTCCACCTCGCCAATAATGTGCTTGACGCGTTGGACCGCCGCCAACGCAAGGGCGCGGAAGACACATTTGACAGTGCTGGCTTTGCCGCCCTCGTGAAACGCGTCGCACAACCGGATGAAGACCAAACCCTTTATGCGCCGGATTTCAATCGTGAAGTGGATGGCGTGATTGCGGGCGCCATCGCCATCGCGCCATCATGCCGCCTCGTGATCGTTGAAGGGAATTACCTGCTCTGTGACGACCATTGGCAGGTTGCGCGCCAGAACATGCATCACGTCTGGTATGTGGATGTCGATGATGCCGAGCGTAACATGTGGCTGGCGGCACGCCATGTCCGTTTCGGGCGCGCACAGTCTGAGGCTGAAGCCTGGATCACCCAGACGGACGCGCCTAATGCGCGCTTCATCGAGTCCTTCAAGTCCCGCGCGGATTGGGTTATCCCGCGCAGCATCATGGAAGCGCTTTATCAGTAATCCAGCCCGTAACTCAGCCCCACGCTGGAGCCAGGATCATTCTCCGGCGTGGTGAAACCGGTGATCTGCCCCCCTGTCCCGACAGTTGTGTTCAATTTGAGGCGCTTTGTCAGATCAACCTGAACCTGGGCCTGCGTGCCAGAGCCCTGCGTCGCCTGCTTCGCCCCGACATAAACGCCCTTTGTGATATATTTCCCGGCTTCGACGCTCGCCCCGCCATCCGCCACGCCGGAGCCCCCGCCGACAGCAAGGCGGTCCAGCCCCAAGAGGCCACGTATTTTGGTCAATGGGTCAAAACCACCACTGCCCCCGGCAATCTGGGCCAATGCTATGGCGAGAGACGCCATTTGCGACGTCGTGAGTTGTGGCGTCATACTACCGAACAACAGCATCGCCAGCACCTGATCCCGCGGGAAAGAAGGTGAGGAGGTGAAGTCAATCTTCGGGGCGCTGGCATAGCCGGAGACAACGAGGCTGGCCGTCGTGCCCTGCACATTGCGGTCCGCGCGGAAATCCAGAGACGGATCAAGCTGGTGCTCCACGCCCGAGCCATTAAACCCGACGACACCGTGTGAGAAATTGAGGTTCACACCTGCGAGATTGAAATAACCTCGCCGCATGTCAAAACTCCCCTCAATATTCGGAGAGGCGGCCGTGCCGTTAATGTGCAGCGTGCCCATCATTTCCGCATCCAGCCCATGGCCCCTGACATAGAAACTTCCGGGTGAGACCACTTCGAGATCCAGATTAATTTTCATCCCGCCATTGCCTTGCGCCGCATCGCGCGAAACTTTCTGATCAGGCCATATGACGTTAAGCTTGGGTATGGAGGACGGGACGGAATCCGGGATGTTGACGGTGACCGTATCGAGTTTCACCTTCCCGGACAGATCCATCGCCTCACTGAGCTTGCCCCTGGCGCGCAGTGATGCATCAATCACGGCGGTAATCAGCTCACTCGAAATCGGCCGGGCCTTACGTGCATTAACCGAGATGTCCAAGGGTATTCCCGGCTCAAGGACGCCGACCGACCCGGAAACGCCAATCTTTCCCTCACCGGCGCGTCCGACGATATCTTGCATGACGAGCTGATTATCGACGCTAACAATACGGCCATTGATCCCATGCACGGACAGGCCCTGCGCATAATCCGAGAAAGCCACGTCTTTCAATGTCACAGCGCCGCTGATCTGCGGCTTTTGAACGGTGCCTTTGGCCTGGAGATCCGTCATGACCCACCCCTGCACGGCCATCCCGCCCGCCCCCGTGATGGCATCAGCAATACGGAGGTCAATCTGGCCACGCGTCGCCAGATTCAAGTTGCCCGTCCCTGCAAGGGGTGCCGTGCCCTCCACATGCATATCGAGGTCATTTCCGGCACGGGCCGACGCCTGGAGCTGAAGATTCTCCCCCTTAACATCTCCGATGGCCTTGATCG
This DNA window, taken from Acetobacteraceae bacterium, encodes the following:
- a CDS encoding FKBP-type peptidyl-prolyl cis-trans isomerase, whose product is MAFCLTLLSCGSGPKDEPELTPEQFMAKMRAQPGVKTLPDGLAYKILKSGPKDGLSPVKGQTMMVIYEGRLPDGAIFDSSDQHGTGAYMQMGLDGLVPGWMEALPMMHVGDEWMLYLPPKLAYGKRSMGIIPPNSPLVFKIRLLGVGQRE
- a CDS encoding cytochrome c is translated as MRVPLAFAPLLGLALILTGCKEKPPGQKRYGPNCGICHHNGTGQTGEFPPLVGRLDVIARTPEGQKFLASVMINGLNGPIMANGARYNFAMPPFAQMSDDDLALILNWLIARGETTPPPVITPKIFTEARQAEIGPGKTRKLRLDLQKKGLIP
- a CDS encoding CarD family transcriptional regulator, which encodes MKEAPFQEGDSIVYATHGVGRVDRIGVDEIAGTKLEFIQISFPGNQMTLRIPLAKAQKSGLRKIVTQDIVDKAMSVIKGKPHVSRGMWARRAVAYQEKINSGDLVQIAEVLRDLRRNVDSLDGSFSERKLFEAAQERFVSEVAVLENRDSAVVLQELTEKMKALS
- a CDS encoding TlyA family RNA methyltransferase, translated to MAKKVRADLLLVSRGLVETRARAQALIMAGLVFTGEKRVSKPGDNLDEDAALSVRGQDHPWVSRGGLKLDHAIQHFKLDVTDCVALDIGASTGGFTDVLLTHGARKVYAVDVGHGQLAWRLRSDPRVDVREKCNARNLSEQDVPEPVNILVCDASFIGLRMVLPAPLALCAPGSWAVALIKPQFEAGRTEIGAKGVVRDPQIHQRVCDEIADWWRNLPGWKVLGVEPSPITGPEGNREFLIAARRLD
- a CDS encoding secondary thiamine-phosphate synthase enzyme YjbQ; translated protein: MRQAFHTLDITTHRKGLINITASVEDWVAETGIEAGLLTLWCGHTSASLTVQENADPTVLRDIEAYFDDLVPETRHYQHDYEGADDMPAHLRSLLTNTQLSLPVRDGRTVLGTWQGLYLFEHRRRPHQRQIVLHLIGN
- the trpS gene encoding tryptophan--tRNA ligase, with translation MQRVFSGIQPTGTPQLGNYLGAIRNWVALQQRYDCVFCLVDLHAITVSRTPAQLRGDTLIQAACLVVSGIDPEKHILYNQSAVSAHTRLAWIFNCVTRLGWLNRMTQFKEKAGKDRENHSAGLYIYPSLMAADIHAFKATLVPVGDDQRQHLELANDIGEKFNHDYGVTFFPHIEGLIPVETARVMSLRDGTKKMSKSDISAQSRIELTDSADEIRLKIRRAKTDSDPIPATIAELAERPEALNLLSIHAAIVGEKLENVVAHFCGRGFGHVKSALSDALIEKIVPIGDEARRLMNDEAYLVTILREGAEKARAIAEPIVDKAEKIVGFIR
- a CDS encoding response regulator, producing the protein MEDDFLIGACLGEFLISSGYEALIATSCEEAQTIFRQEGDIAAAIIDLTLPDGDGFALGRVLSQEKPGLAIIYTTGNMMNASTLSPREKFAAKPYIYEDLVAQLESLLK
- a CDS encoding nucleoside/nucleotide kinase family protein translates to MVQLPDAILSRIKSLMASQKRVLLGIAGPPGCGKSSLSARIKDYFWPEAAILPIDGFHLANNVLDALDRRQRKGAEDTFDSAGFAALVKRVAQPDEDQTLYAPDFNREVDGVIAGAIAIAPSCRLVIVEGNYLLCDDHWQVARQNMHHVWYVDVDDAERNMWLAARHVRFGRAQSEAEAWITQTDAPNARFIESFKSRADWVIPRSIMEALYQ
- a CDS encoding bestrophin family ion channel produces the protein MIVNRGRGLWIIVRETSTPLIIFATWDFIVVILYQIYHQEWMEQPALPVSLMGSALALFLGMRNNAAYARWWEGRSLWGSVTNNCRSFARQAASLLEGRPDLSRAMAAYPYLLRSALSGLNEGPDPQRFLTPQMFERIMVRRNKPNALLYEIGLEVAREVAEKKIDGAVHGAVDRILSDLANSQGGLERIKNTPLPIQYSTIPLFVTHVFCIVLPLSAVQTLGWITPLGSSLVGFLFQALDKSGRDLQEPFRPSVHALPMLTMSRTIEIDLLQAIGEKVGLPIELVNDVQP
- a CDS encoding argininosuccinate synthase, whose product is MTAPHVKKVVLAYSGGLDTSVILRWLQKAYHCEVVTFTADLGQGEELEPARRKAEIFGVKEIFMEDLRETFVKDFAFPMFRANTLYEGQYLLGTSIARPLIAQRQIEIAQQVGADAVAHGATGKGNDQVRFELAYYALKLDIKVIAPWREWDLTSRTKLLAFAEENQIPVTKDKRGEAPFSVDANLLHSSSEGKVLEDPALAPDEIVFQRTVSPENAPDRPTEITIDFKNGDPVALNGEVLSPATLLTRLNALGRDNGIGRLDLVENRFVGMKSRGIYETPGGTILLAAHRSIESITLDREAMHLKDSLMPRYAEIIYNGFWFSPERRMLQALIDASQQSVEGRVRLKLYKGNVICVGRESPTSLYDTRVVTFEDDAGAYNQVDAQGFIRLNALRLRLGGQVGRKGGRL